From Lytechinus pictus isolate F3 Inbred chromosome 6, Lp3.0, whole genome shotgun sequence, the proteins below share one genomic window:
- the LOC129263153 gene encoding uncharacterized protein LOC129263153 isoform X2 → MATQGDIPDELLCKLTEDIETSEQMGALGRTLGFNTAAINRYAETNRLEGRVTCKGTRDMLFDWRQRVEPSNQHPRLKQALIDANLIRLAETYLRETIATQDTYSKKISESLTVRKCRTILEDKYSNQLCKIQLTPWNNNDYAEFKDMHTVVTMVKKDDRGRDIKEKEILQGSAGKIFSAKVNGTLPSRILISAPAGRGKTTAVAKMAHDWVHREDGSGLEDLPLLFVVKFRNTSHSTSIGEAIISQLLSDVDDLTPEGLESFIRQHQGICHIVLDGLDEYAGISSSSNIMKILLWEMFQQCRVLVTSRPHLENIFSQGDLPRVYTKMEIEGFSKESSCDYIDRFFSSRIQKPMKADGLKFYLETNPLIEELVKTPLFCLMVCHLWSVDRLDSETSTQTSLLDKVNVFLSHHANKRTDRLFTPETLDEIIHKLGKVALTGLLAYSKKLVFTPRDFQKIPSVLDKACQLGIVSKTTVSSEHLPQTNETSSTTIEFYHKLAQEHAAGKFLAHKTSRFKLNWKISKLDQVLQNIKRNVGDYENLIRFAAGTKNRLCIRIMETLLTNSYLSESERYRILLDCSSESGVSDGKVSSLVRRCVTSQSMLLQSPTVYTVVGMRNLPRELKQKVVSVQFEQSIMATAVTDGLWACLKSFPMLNSLTISDSSIDFPPSPPELPSITELSTDGVTSQCYEGLISSLPALVYIKITIDDAEGDIAFITAGLRRTGGQNLKIITLRTTYSLRSEKSPVSSKTMRGLGLLIKEHTKNLKYLILGRVKCTDEDDLVYLIECCRHVKTMGYVELYCRTMSNGKVASHVQHLHTKSPNDLHVLVYHDDFGYYKSYYIPHID, encoded by the exons ATGGCAACACAAGGAGATATTCCAGATGAGCTTCTATGTAAGCTAACTGAAGACATCGAGACGAGTGAACAGATGGGGGCCTTGGGACGAACACTAGGATTCAACACTGCAGCCATCAATAGATACGCAGAGACCAACAGACTGGAAGGACGGGTCACGTGTAAGGGAACACGTGACATGCTGTTTGACTGGAGACAGAGAGTGGAGCCATCCAATCAGCATCCTAGGCTGAAGCAAGCACTTATTGATGCTAATCTAATCAGGCTTGCTGAAACTTATCTCAGAGAGACGATAGCTACCCAAG ATACCTACAGTAAGAAGATATCGGAATCACTGACTGTTCGAAAATGTCGCACAATCTTAGAGGACAAATACTCGAACCAGCTTTGTAAAATTCAATTGACACCTTGGAACAATAATGATTATGCAGAGTTTAAAGATATGCACAccgttgttaccatggtaaagAAGGACGATCGTGGGAGAGATATTAAGGAAAAGGAAATACTACAAGGCTCTGcaggaaaaatattttcagccaaaGTAAACGGAACATTGCCATCTCGAATCCTTATTTCGGCTCCCGCTGGACGAGGAAAGACGACAGCTGTTGCTAAGATGGCGCACGATTGGGTTCACAGAGAAGATGGCTCAGGATTAGAGGACTTGCCACTGCTGTTTGTTGTCAAGTTTCGAAACACAAGCCATAGTACATCGATCGGAGAAGCCATCATATCACAACTCCTGAGTGATGTTGACGATCTGACGCCAGAGGGGCTAGAAAGTTTCATCAGGCAGCATCAGGGAATCTGTCATATTGTACTAGATGGGCTCGATGAGTATGCTGGTATCTCCTCCTCAAgcaatatcatgaaaattctcCTATGGGAAATGTTTCAACAATGTCGAGTTCTTGTAACATCACGACCTCACTTAGAAAACATTTTCAGTCAAGGGGATCTACCAAGGGTATACACGAAGATGGAGATCGAAGGATTCTCCAAAGAGAGCTCATGTGATTACATTGACAGGTTCTTTTCTTCCCGGATTCAGAAACCAATGAAAGCAGATGGTCTGAAGTTTTACCTCGAGACAAATCCACTGATAGAGGAACTAGTAAAAACACCACTATTCTGCCTCATGGTATGTCACTTATGGTCTGTAGATCGTCTTGACAGTGAGACTTCGACTCAAACATCATTGCTCGACAAAGTAAACGTGTTTTTAAGCCACCACGCAAATAAACGGACCGATAGGTTATTCACACCTGAAACCCTGGACGAAATAATCCACAAACTGGGTAAAGTTGCTCTCACTGGTCTACTTGCTTATTCTAAGAAGTTGGTATTTACCCCTCGTGATTTTCAGAAGATTCCATCTGTCCTCGATAAGGCATGTCAGTTAGGGATAGTATCCAAGACAACTGTATCAAGCGAACACCTTCCTCAAACTAACgaaacctcttctactactatagAATTTTATCACAAACTTGCCCAAGAACATGCAGCCGGGAAGTTCCTAGCTCATAAAACAAGTCGTTTCAAGCTGAATTGGAAGATTTCTAAGTTAGACCAAGTgttacaaaatattaaaagaaatgttGGCGATTATGAAAATCTCATTCGTTTTGCTGCTGGAACAAAGAACAGACTCTGTATTCGAATAATGGAGACGCTTCTGACAAATAGTTATTTATCCGAGAGTGAGCGTTATCGTATTCTCTTAGACTGTTCATCAGAGTCTGGGGTTAGCGATGGGAAGGTGTCATCCTTGGTTCGAAGGTGTGTGACGTCACAAAGTATGCTTTTGCAATCGCCAACAGTGTATACTGTAGTTGGGATGCGAAATCTTCCAAGAGAACTGAAACAAAAG GTTGTGAGTGTACAATTCGAGCAGTCTATCATGGCAACCGCTGTGACAGATGGACTATGGGCCTGCCTTAAATCATTCCCGATGCTAAATTCTCTCACCATCTCAGACTCATCTATCGATTTCCCTCCATCTCCTCCTGAGCTACCATCCATCACAGAGCTATCAACTGATGGAGTGACGTCACAATGCTATGAAGGTCTGATCTCATCACTCCCTGCTTTGGTATATATTAAAATCACTATCGATGATGCAGAGGGAGACATAGCCTTTATCACGGCTGGTCTTCGTCGGACTGGAGgacaaaatctcaaaatcattACCCTTCGCACTACGTACTCACTCCGATCAGAGAAGAGTCCTGTATCAAGCAAGACAATGAGAGGACTGGGTCTGCTCATCAAGGAACATACCAAGAACCTGAAGTATCTCATTCTGGGTCGGGTGAAGTGTACAGACGAGGATGACTTGGTTTACCTCATTGAATGCTGCCGACATGTGAAGACGATGGGATACGTAGA GCTATACTGTCGGACGATGTCGAATGGTAAGGTGGCTTCTCACGTCCAGCACCTTCACACTAAATCACCCAACGATCTCCACGTGCTTGTTTACCAT GATGATTTTGGTTATTATAAAAGCTACTACATTCCCCACATCGATTGA
- the LOC129263153 gene encoding uncharacterized protein LOC129263153 isoform X1, with protein MATQGDIPDELLCKLTEDIETSEQMGALGRTLGFNTAAINRYAETNRLEGRVTCKGTRDMLFDWRQRVEPSNQHPRLKQALIDANLIRLAETYLRETIATQDTYSKKISESLTVRKCRTILEDKYSNQLCKIQLTPWNNNDYAEFKDMHTVVTMVKKDDRGRDIKEKEILQGSAGKIFSAKVNGTLPSRILISAPAGRGKTTAVAKMAHDWVHREDGSGLEDLPLLFVVKFRNTSHSTSIGEAIISQLLSDVDDLTPEGLESFIRQHQGICHIVLDGLDEYAGISSSSNIMKILLWEMFQQCRVLVTSRPHLENIFSQGDLPRVYTKMEIEGFSKESSCDYIDRFFSSRIQKPMKADGLKFYLETNPLIEELVKTPLFCLMVCHLWSVDRLDSETSTQTSLLDKVNVFLSHHANKRTDRLFTPETLDEIIHKLGKVALTGLLAYSKKLVFTPRDFQKIPSVLDKACQLGIVSKTTVSSEHLPQTNETSSTTIEFYHKLAQEHAAGKFLAHKTSRFKLNWKISKLDQVLQNIKRNVGDYENLIRFAAGTKNRLCIRIMETLLTNSYLSESERYRILLDCSSESGVSDGKVSSLVRRCVTSQSMLLQSPTVYTVVGMRNLPRELKQKVVSVQFEQSIMATAVTDGLWACLKSFPMLNSLTISDSSIDFPPSPPELPSITELSTDGVTSQCYEGLISSLPALVYIKITIDDAEGDIAFITAGLRRTGGQNLKIITLRTTYSLRSEKSPVSSKTMRGLGLLIKEHTKNLKYLILGRVKCTDEDDLVYLIECCRHVKTMGYVELYCRTMSNGKVASHVQHLHTKSPNDLHVLVYHVSHMLCFCTLCHFNTTLLTH; from the exons ATGGCAACACAAGGAGATATTCCAGATGAGCTTCTATGTAAGCTAACTGAAGACATCGAGACGAGTGAACAGATGGGGGCCTTGGGACGAACACTAGGATTCAACACTGCAGCCATCAATAGATACGCAGAGACCAACAGACTGGAAGGACGGGTCACGTGTAAGGGAACACGTGACATGCTGTTTGACTGGAGACAGAGAGTGGAGCCATCCAATCAGCATCCTAGGCTGAAGCAAGCACTTATTGATGCTAATCTAATCAGGCTTGCTGAAACTTATCTCAGAGAGACGATAGCTACCCAAG ATACCTACAGTAAGAAGATATCGGAATCACTGACTGTTCGAAAATGTCGCACAATCTTAGAGGACAAATACTCGAACCAGCTTTGTAAAATTCAATTGACACCTTGGAACAATAATGATTATGCAGAGTTTAAAGATATGCACAccgttgttaccatggtaaagAAGGACGATCGTGGGAGAGATATTAAGGAAAAGGAAATACTACAAGGCTCTGcaggaaaaatattttcagccaaaGTAAACGGAACATTGCCATCTCGAATCCTTATTTCGGCTCCCGCTGGACGAGGAAAGACGACAGCTGTTGCTAAGATGGCGCACGATTGGGTTCACAGAGAAGATGGCTCAGGATTAGAGGACTTGCCACTGCTGTTTGTTGTCAAGTTTCGAAACACAAGCCATAGTACATCGATCGGAGAAGCCATCATATCACAACTCCTGAGTGATGTTGACGATCTGACGCCAGAGGGGCTAGAAAGTTTCATCAGGCAGCATCAGGGAATCTGTCATATTGTACTAGATGGGCTCGATGAGTATGCTGGTATCTCCTCCTCAAgcaatatcatgaaaattctcCTATGGGAAATGTTTCAACAATGTCGAGTTCTTGTAACATCACGACCTCACTTAGAAAACATTTTCAGTCAAGGGGATCTACCAAGGGTATACACGAAGATGGAGATCGAAGGATTCTCCAAAGAGAGCTCATGTGATTACATTGACAGGTTCTTTTCTTCCCGGATTCAGAAACCAATGAAAGCAGATGGTCTGAAGTTTTACCTCGAGACAAATCCACTGATAGAGGAACTAGTAAAAACACCACTATTCTGCCTCATGGTATGTCACTTATGGTCTGTAGATCGTCTTGACAGTGAGACTTCGACTCAAACATCATTGCTCGACAAAGTAAACGTGTTTTTAAGCCACCACGCAAATAAACGGACCGATAGGTTATTCACACCTGAAACCCTGGACGAAATAATCCACAAACTGGGTAAAGTTGCTCTCACTGGTCTACTTGCTTATTCTAAGAAGTTGGTATTTACCCCTCGTGATTTTCAGAAGATTCCATCTGTCCTCGATAAGGCATGTCAGTTAGGGATAGTATCCAAGACAACTGTATCAAGCGAACACCTTCCTCAAACTAACgaaacctcttctactactatagAATTTTATCACAAACTTGCCCAAGAACATGCAGCCGGGAAGTTCCTAGCTCATAAAACAAGTCGTTTCAAGCTGAATTGGAAGATTTCTAAGTTAGACCAAGTgttacaaaatattaaaagaaatgttGGCGATTATGAAAATCTCATTCGTTTTGCTGCTGGAACAAAGAACAGACTCTGTATTCGAATAATGGAGACGCTTCTGACAAATAGTTATTTATCCGAGAGTGAGCGTTATCGTATTCTCTTAGACTGTTCATCAGAGTCTGGGGTTAGCGATGGGAAGGTGTCATCCTTGGTTCGAAGGTGTGTGACGTCACAAAGTATGCTTTTGCAATCGCCAACAGTGTATACTGTAGTTGGGATGCGAAATCTTCCAAGAGAACTGAAACAAAAG GTTGTGAGTGTACAATTCGAGCAGTCTATCATGGCAACCGCTGTGACAGATGGACTATGGGCCTGCCTTAAATCATTCCCGATGCTAAATTCTCTCACCATCTCAGACTCATCTATCGATTTCCCTCCATCTCCTCCTGAGCTACCATCCATCACAGAGCTATCAACTGATGGAGTGACGTCACAATGCTATGAAGGTCTGATCTCATCACTCCCTGCTTTGGTATATATTAAAATCACTATCGATGATGCAGAGGGAGACATAGCCTTTATCACGGCTGGTCTTCGTCGGACTGGAGgacaaaatctcaaaatcattACCCTTCGCACTACGTACTCACTCCGATCAGAGAAGAGTCCTGTATCAAGCAAGACAATGAGAGGACTGGGTCTGCTCATCAAGGAACATACCAAGAACCTGAAGTATCTCATTCTGGGTCGGGTGAAGTGTACAGACGAGGATGACTTGGTTTACCTCATTGAATGCTGCCGACATGTGAAGACGATGGGATACGTAGA GCTATACTGTCGGACGATGTCGAATGGTAAGGTGGCTTCTCACGTCCAGCACCTTCACACTAAATCACCCAACGATCTCCACGTGCTTGTTTACCATGTAAGTCACATGCTCTGCTTCTGTACACTCTGTCATTTCAATACCACATTATTGACACACTAG